Proteins from a genomic interval of Rhipicephalus microplus isolate Deutch F79 chromosome 6, USDA_Rmic, whole genome shotgun sequence:
- the LOC119166737 gene encoding alpha-1,6-mannosyl-glycoprotein 2-beta-N-acetylglucosaminyltransferase-like: MGWVTRHVRRVRPLRFLALACLVTFVWLQMRLTLLGQVPIEEGSPGSSASSPPNHTWTLFNSTREVEILREYVAQLNQAQMVHNLELFGPLQPDDPVIVIQVHNRWHYLVALIDSLRSARDINRTLVIFSHDEYSPVVESLPYKVDFCKMMQIFLPHSIQLYPNQFPGQNQNDCPRNIKKEDAIKLGCNNALHPDSFGHYREAKFSQTKHHWWWKMNRVMDGLNVTKDHAGPFILLEEDHYVTPDFLHVLRLMKAEQQTSHKQCSMLVLGSYAKSFNYHITGNQVEILQWSSSKHNMGMVLYRDLWVTIRDNCSNMFCHFDDYNWDWSLYRVSTMCLSAPIQAMVVKSTRVFHTGECGVHHRSKNCSSQKMVQQARNVIGSARSYLFPKGIQVKRGMQRNLKPPKGNGGWGDVRDHQLCLRSSSVSTVHR, translated from the exons ATGGGGTGGGTGACTCGGCACGTGCGGAGGGTGCGGCCCCTCCGGTTCCTGGCACTCGCCTGCCTGGTCACCTTCGTGTGGCTCCAGATGCGCCTCACACTGCTGGGACAGGTCCCCATCGAGGAGGGCTCGCCAGGATCCTCCGCATCCTCCCCGCCGAACCACACGTGGACCCTCTTCAACAGCACGCGGGAGGTCGAGATCCTGCGCGAGTATGTCGCGCAGCTCAACCAGGCACAG ATGGTCCACAACCTGGAGCTGTTTGGACCGCTGCAGCCCGACGACCCCGTGATAGTGATTCAGGTGCACAACCGGTGGCACTACCTGGTGGCGCTAATCGATTCACTCCGCTCCGCACGTGACATCAACCGCACCCTAGTCATCTTCAGTCACGACGAGTACAGCCCTGTTGTCGAGAGCCTGCCATACAAAGTCGACTTTTGCAAG ATGATGCAGATCTTTCTGCCCCACTCCATCCAGCTGTACCCGAACCAATTTCCCGGCCAAAACCAGAACGACTGTCCCCGAAACATTAAGAAAGAAGA TGCGATCAAGCTGGGATGCAACAATGCCTTGCACCCGGACAGTTTCGGCCACTACCGAGAAGCCAAGTTTTCCCAGACGAAGCATCATTGGTGGTGGAAG ATGAACCGTGTCATGGATGGCCTGAATGTGACGAAAGATCACGCCGGACCGTTCATTCTTTTAGAAGAGGACCACTACGTCACTCCCGATTTCCTGCACGTACTGCGGCTTATGAAAGCTGAACAGCAAACCAG TCACAAACAGTGTTCCATGTTGGTCCTGGGAAGCTACGCTAAGTCCTTCAACTATCACATAACCGGAAACCAG GTTGAGATTCTTCAGTGGTCTTCCAGCAAGCACAACATGGGAATGGTCCTCTACAGAGATCTTTGGGTCACAATCCGCGACAACTGTTCAAAC ATGTTCTGTCACTTTGATGACTACAACTGGGACTGGTCGCTGTACCGGGTCAGCACGATGTGCCTCTCGGCGCCCATCCAGGCCATGGTGGTCAAGTCCACCCGCGTCTTTCATACCGGCGAGTG TGGCGTGCACCACCGGAGTAAGAACTGCTCGAGTCAAAAGATGGTGCAACAGGCGAGAAATGTGATAGGCTCCGCCCGCTCGTACTTGTTTCCCAAGGGCATTCAG GTCAAGCGCGGCATGCAGCGCAACCTGAAGCCGCCAAAGGGTAACGGGGGCTGGGGTGACGTCCGAGACCACCAACTCTGTCTTAGAAGCAGCTCTGTCTCCACTGTGCACAGGTAG